In one Achromobacter spanius genomic region, the following are encoded:
- a CDS encoding c-type cytochrome: protein MKFDVQAMAPDAFQAWLSAQAQPAAPALSVAEPTLRQGARLFQQACAQCHTVRGTSAAGTQGPDLTHVGSRLSLAAGVLPNNVGALAGWIAGSQHIKPGNPMPSFDQLPGEDLRAVAHYLESLK, encoded by the coding sequence ATGAAGTTCGATGTGCAGGCCATGGCGCCTGACGCATTCCAGGCCTGGCTGAGCGCGCAAGCGCAGCCGGCCGCGCCCGCGTTGTCCGTCGCCGAACCCACGCTGCGCCAGGGGGCGCGTCTGTTCCAGCAGGCTTGCGCCCAGTGCCACACGGTGCGCGGCACGTCGGCGGCCGGCACGCAGGGGCCGGACCTGACGCACGTAGGCAGCCGCTTGTCCCTGGCGGCGGGCGTGCTGCCCAACAATGTCGGCGCGCTGGCGGGCTGGATCGCCGGCAGCCAGCACATCAAGCCCGGCAACCCCATGCCGTCCTTTGATCAACTGCCGGGCGAGGATCTGCGCGCCGTGGCCCACTACCTGGAAAGCCTGAAGTGA
- a CDS encoding DUF4142 domain-containing protein: protein MPDIAEIFALQAGFAEMFIRGTTMYWVLYALLRLAGRRDLGSLGVADLLVLVLVADAGGNAMSGDSYSMGDGIIVVTTIVGWSFLLDRVVYYVPALQRFLEPQRICLVRNGRIIVSGLRSEHISRGELMEQLRLKGVGNLAKVKRAYLESTGEFSIISADEDIPLPIPRWKKTRTPTPAELGGIFLGTRIAGVCVDQSYPCVINGAPRHSWETYMKTRTLTAALLSVSVLGAGNFAVAQQTAPTTTPSTGAPASPTTPAPGAPAGQMAAESKLDSNDRDFIEDAAQSGHMEIEGSKMALEKSQNAEVKKFAQQMIDDHTKAGQRLASLAKSKGVEAPTEPSLMQKAKLKTLGLRDEGFDEAYAEGVGVSAHEDAVKLFEQASNEVKDPELKQFATETLPKLRQHLEMAKTLEQSVKNAKPK from the coding sequence ATGCCCGACATTGCCGAAATTTTTGCGTTGCAGGCCGGATTTGCCGAGATGTTCATCCGCGGCACCACCATGTACTGGGTGCTGTACGCGCTGCTGCGCCTGGCGGGCAGGCGCGATCTGGGTTCGTTGGGAGTCGCCGACCTGTTGGTGCTGGTCTTGGTGGCCGACGCGGGCGGCAATGCCATGTCGGGTGACTCGTATTCGATGGGCGACGGCATCATCGTGGTCACCACCATCGTGGGATGGAGCTTCCTCCTGGACCGGGTGGTGTATTACGTGCCCGCATTGCAGCGGTTTCTGGAGCCGCAACGCATCTGCCTGGTACGTAATGGCCGCATCATCGTGTCAGGCTTGAGAAGCGAACACATCAGCCGTGGCGAATTGATGGAACAGCTGCGGCTCAAGGGCGTGGGAAACCTGGCTAAGGTGAAACGCGCGTACCTGGAATCCACGGGCGAATTCAGCATCATCAGCGCCGACGAAGATATCCCCCTGCCCATTCCACGTTGGAAGAAGACAAGGACCCCGACCCCTGCTGAGCTCGGCGGCATCTTCCTAGGAACGCGGATTGCTGGGGTATGCGTGGATCAAAGCTATCCATGTGTAATCAACGGCGCACCGCGCCACTCTTGGGAGACGTACATGAAAACTCGCACCCTGACTGCCGCCCTGCTTTCGGTGTCCGTGCTTGGCGCCGGCAATTTCGCCGTGGCGCAACAAACCGCTCCGACCACAACTCCTTCCACGGGCGCACCCGCTTCGCCCACTACGCCCGCCCCCGGCGCGCCCGCCGGCCAGATGGCGGCCGAGTCCAAGCTGGACAGCAACGACCGCGACTTTATTGAAGATGCCGCGCAGTCCGGACATATGGAAATCGAAGGCAGCAAGATGGCCTTGGAAAAGTCGCAGAACGCCGAGGTGAAGAAGTTCGCGCAGCAGATGATCGACGACCACACCAAGGCCGGCCAACGATTGGCGAGCCTGGCCAAGAGCAAGGGCGTTGAAGCCCCCACCGAACCGTCGTTGATGCAGAAAGCCAAGCTGAAGACGCTGGGCCTGCGCGATGAGGGGTTTGACGAGGCCTATGCCGAAGGCGTGGGCGTGTCGGCCCACGAAGATGCCGTGAAGCTGTTTGAGCAAGCGTCAAACGAGGTCAAGGACCCCGAGTTGAAGCAGTTCGCCACGGAAACGCTGCCCAAGCTGCGGCAGCACTTGGAGATGGCCAAGACGCTGGAGCAAAGCGTAAAGAACGCCAAGCCGAAGTAA
- a CDS encoding cbb3-type cytochrome c oxidase subunit I, whose amino-acid sequence MPPAPEQGVLLSPKLPNPAPRPDSEFDELQRVWKAPTGWRALTVVNNTSIGLLYIGTAFLLFLLAGVLALLMRTQLAAPDSYLIGHALYNQLFTMHGTVMMFLFAVPAVEAVAVLLLPNMLGARDLPFPRLSAYAYWAYAVGGLVFFCSIFVGLAPDGGWFMYPPLTSTQFSPAMNADLWLLGIGFIEISAIAGAIELAVGILRTRAPGMTLDKMPIFAWVMLVFCGMVIIAFPAVIVATALLELERAFNMPFFITQRGGDPLLWQHLFWFFGHPEVYIIFLPAAGMVSMMIPAMTGVPLVGYRLVVMAVVGTAFLSFGLWVHHMFATGIPSLSLSFASAASMAVSVPTAIQVFAWIATIAAAVRLRPLKSPMLFILGFFFIFVLGGLTGVMVAVIPFDLQAHDTYFVVAHLHYVLFGGMVFPLFAAFYYWAPLISRRALSERLGRWAFWLMFVGFNVAFFPMHFTGLAGMPRRVYTYAESQGWGLLNMVSTVGSYLIAAGVLVFLWDLARNFRPGSGQGVGNVWNAGTLEWLPNGRYGLRSIPWVSSREPLWDQPGLARDVAAGRYFLPNAPAGQRSTLVTSATQAQPDYVLPLPGPGWAPLLAALGTAGFFLLLTFKMHALAGACGVLAVVSIWRWLWDADTGPDHSPVDIGAGLRLPMACSGMASHYGWAMVLLVIVCTSIFGSLCFAYLFLWTTSPEVWPRVADLAAPGGAVLSAGLLLGASVLIACCGNWLRHGQQGRVRVGILLGVALLMAASAVQLHGHWTQGLRPQASAYTAAVYAIAGLQGFFALIAGTMGVFTVSRSVAGRLSYTRRACYDTTMMMWHYTVAQGLLGLGLVHAFPRMTG is encoded by the coding sequence ATGCCACCCGCGCCCGAGCAGGGCGTGCTGCTGTCGCCCAAGCTGCCCAACCCGGCGCCGCGTCCCGACAGCGAATTCGACGAACTACAACGCGTGTGGAAGGCGCCGACCGGCTGGCGCGCGCTGACGGTGGTCAACAACACCTCCATCGGACTGCTGTACATCGGCACGGCCTTTCTGCTTTTTCTTCTGGCGGGCGTCCTGGCGCTGCTGATGCGCACGCAGTTGGCCGCGCCCGACAGCTACTTGATCGGCCACGCGCTTTACAACCAGTTGTTCACCATGCACGGCACGGTGATGATGTTTCTGTTTGCCGTGCCGGCAGTGGAAGCCGTGGCTGTGCTGCTGCTGCCCAACATGCTTGGCGCGCGCGACCTGCCGTTTCCCCGGCTGTCGGCCTATGCCTATTGGGCGTACGCGGTGGGCGGGCTGGTGTTCTTCTGCAGCATCTTCGTGGGGCTCGCGCCCGACGGCGGCTGGTTCATGTATCCGCCGCTGACCAGTACGCAGTTTTCGCCCGCCATGAATGCCGACCTGTGGCTGCTGGGCATCGGTTTCATCGAAATTTCCGCCATCGCGGGCGCCATCGAGCTTGCCGTGGGCATCCTGCGCACCCGCGCGCCCGGCATGACGTTGGACAAGATGCCGATATTCGCCTGGGTCATGCTGGTGTTCTGCGGCATGGTCATCATTGCCTTTCCCGCCGTCATCGTCGCCACCGCCTTGCTGGAGCTGGAACGCGCCTTCAACATGCCGTTCTTCATCACCCAACGCGGTGGCGACCCCTTGCTATGGCAGCACCTGTTCTGGTTCTTTGGCCACCCCGAGGTCTACATCATCTTCCTGCCGGCCGCCGGCATGGTGTCCATGATGATTCCCGCCATGACGGGCGTGCCGCTGGTGGGTTACCGCCTGGTGGTGATGGCCGTGGTGGGCACCGCGTTCCTGAGCTTTGGCCTGTGGGTGCATCACATGTTCGCCACCGGCATTCCGTCCTTGTCCTTGAGCTTTGCGTCGGCGGCCAGCATGGCGGTGTCGGTGCCCACCGCCATCCAGGTGTTCGCGTGGATCGCCACCATTGCGGCGGCAGTGCGCCTGCGTCCGCTGAAATCGCCCATGCTGTTCATTCTTGGCTTCTTCTTCATCTTTGTGCTGGGCGGGCTGACCGGCGTGATGGTGGCCGTCATTCCGTTCGACTTACAGGCGCACGACACCTATTTCGTGGTGGCGCACCTGCATTACGTGCTGTTCGGCGGCATGGTGTTCCCGCTGTTCGCGGCGTTCTATTACTGGGCGCCGCTGATCAGCAGGCGCGCCTTGTCCGAACGGCTGGGGCGCTGGGCGTTCTGGCTGATGTTCGTGGGCTTCAACGTGGCGTTCTTTCCCATGCATTTCACCGGCCTGGCCGGCATGCCCCGGCGCGTCTACACCTATGCCGAAAGCCAGGGCTGGGGACTGTTGAACATGGTGTCCACCGTGGGTTCCTACCTGATCGCGGCCGGCGTGCTGGTGTTTTTGTGGGACCTGGCGCGCAACTTCCGGCCCGGCAGCGGCCAGGGCGTTGGCAACGTGTGGAACGCGGGCACGCTGGAATGGCTGCCCAATGGCCGCTACGGCCTGCGCAGCATTCCCTGGGTAAGTTCACGGGAACCCTTGTGGGACCAACCCGGGCTGGCGCGCGACGTAGCCGCGGGCCGCTACTTCCTGCCCAACGCCCCGGCGGGCCAGCGTTCTACGCTGGTGACCAGCGCCACGCAAGCGCAGCCTGACTATGTGTTGCCGCTGCCCGGTCCGGGCTGGGCGCCGCTGTTGGCGGCCTTGGGCACGGCGGGCTTTTTCCTGTTGCTGACCTTCAAGATGCATGCGCTGGCGGGCGCCTGCGGGGTGCTGGCGGTAGTGTCGATATGGCGATGGCTGTGGGACGCCGACACCGGCCCCGACCATTCGCCCGTTGACATCGGGGCGGGGCTGCGCCTGCCCATGGCGTGTTCGGGCATGGCGTCCCATTACGGCTGGGCCATGGTGCTGTTGGTGATCGTCTGCACCAGCATCTTTGGTTCGCTGTGTTTCGCGTATCTGTTTTTGTGGACGACGTCGCCCGAGGTCTGGCCCCGGGTGGCCGACCTTGCCGCGCCCGGTGGCGCCGTGCTGTCGGCCGGTCTATTGCTGGGAGCCAGTGTGCTGATTGCCTGCTGCGGCAACTGGTTGCGCCACGGGCAGCAGGGCCGTGTTCGGGTGGGCATCTTGCTTGGCGTGGCGCTGTTGATGGCGGCGTCCGCGGTGCAATTGCACGGGCACTGGACCCAGGGCTTGCGGCCTCAGGCGTCGGCTTATACGGCTGCCGTCTACGCCATCGCCGGCTTGCAGGGTTTCTTTGCGCTGATCGCCGGCACCATGGGCGTATTCACCGTGTCGCGCTCGGTGGCGGGCAGGCTGTCTTATACCCGGCGCGCCTGCTACGACACCACCATGATGATGTGGCATTACACCGTTGCGCAGGGTTTGTTGGGGCTGGGGTTGGTACACGCCTTTCCCCGGATGACGGGGTAG
- a CDS encoding c-type cytochrome, with translation MRRWNRIAAWLLAALAASGAALGTAVIYFGWYDVSATGPHTVPVHVLLDVALTRSVKVRSADIDVPDLDDAARIQRGNALYRAHCVQCHGAPGLAPEPYALGLNPAPAALVGTARERPAAEIFWITRHGIKMTGMPAWQYRLTDAQIWDVVAFMRVLPTLSPEQYREGATDAPRAAPSEAQSEGPSEAPSEAMRLGDAMAGRDALQQYLCVTCHAIPGVPGARHHVGPSLAGMADRSRIAGVVPNTPDNMQKWLLDPRQIKPGSAMPNLGLREQDARDIAAFLQTLSNLD, from the coding sequence ATGAGACGTTGGAATCGTATCGCCGCGTGGTTGCTTGCCGCCCTGGCCGCATCCGGCGCGGCGCTGGGCACGGCGGTCATTTATTTCGGGTGGTACGACGTCAGCGCTACCGGCCCGCATACCGTGCCGGTTCATGTGTTGCTGGACGTGGCGCTGACACGGTCGGTCAAGGTGCGCTCGGCCGACATCGACGTGCCAGATCTGGACGACGCTGCGCGCATTCAGCGCGGCAACGCCTTGTACCGCGCCCATTGCGTGCAATGCCATGGCGCGCCTGGCCTGGCGCCGGAACCCTACGCGCTGGGCTTGAACCCCGCGCCCGCAGCGCTGGTGGGCACGGCCCGAGAGCGCCCCGCGGCCGAGATATTCTGGATTACCCGGCACGGCATCAAAATGACAGGCATGCCCGCCTGGCAGTACCGGCTGACGGACGCGCAGATCTGGGACGTGGTGGCTTTCATGCGGGTGCTACCCACGCTGTCCCCCGAGCAATATCGCGAGGGGGCAACCGACGCGCCGCGCGCGGCTCCATCCGAGGCTCAGTCAGAAGGGCCTTCCGAGGCTCCCTCCGAAGCCATGCGCTTGGGCGACGCCATGGCCGGGCGGGACGCGCTGCAGCAGTACCTGTGCGTGACCTGTCACGCCATTCCCGGCGTGCCCGGCGCGCGCCACCACGTCGGCCCGTCGCTGGCCGGCATGGCGGATCGTTCCCGCATCGCGGGCGTAGTGCCCAACACGCCCGACAACATGCAGAAATGGCTGCTGGACCCGAGGCAGATCAAGCCGGGCTCGGCCATGCCCAACTTGGGGCTGCGCGAACAAGACGCGCGCGACATCGCCGCCTTCTTGCAGACGCTTTCGAACCTTGACTAG
- a CDS encoding fumarylacetoacetate hydrolase family protein has translation MKLISFVEAGRNAWGVVRDSDVVVLTHVWPDVIAGLEAGVDEIAGAARADGMPCRPLAGLQWLPPVPAPRKILCVGLNYGRHVAEAGRDLPAHPSLFARFADSVVGHREAVWKPRASDRFDYEGELAVVIGRGGRHIAAQDALAHVAGYTCMAENSVRDFQKHNAQVTPGKNFERSGAIGPWLVTADEVGAPARLQVISRLNGELMQQGDVSDLIFPIPELIAYISAFTPLSPGDIIATGTPEGVGSSRKPPRFMVAGDTLEVDIPGIGTLVNTVADEPARQQGDAHG, from the coding sequence ATGAAGCTGATCAGCTTCGTGGAAGCCGGGCGTAACGCCTGGGGCGTCGTGCGAGACAGCGACGTCGTGGTGTTGACCCACGTATGGCCCGACGTCATCGCCGGCCTGGAAGCGGGCGTGGACGAGATCGCCGGCGCGGCCCGCGCCGACGGCATGCCCTGTAGGCCCTTGGCCGGCCTGCAATGGCTGCCGCCCGTGCCAGCGCCGCGCAAGATCCTTTGCGTGGGCCTGAACTACGGTCGGCACGTGGCCGAGGCCGGCCGCGACCTGCCGGCGCACCCATCGCTGTTTGCGCGCTTTGCCGACAGCGTGGTGGGCCATCGCGAAGCCGTCTGGAAGCCGCGCGCGTCAGACCGTTTCGACTACGAAGGCGAACTGGCGGTGGTGATCGGCCGGGGCGGGCGCCACATTGCCGCGCAAGACGCACTGGCGCACGTGGCGGGCTACACCTGTATGGCCGAAAACTCGGTGCGCGACTTCCAAAAGCACAACGCGCAAGTCACGCCCGGCAAGAACTTCGAGCGCAGCGGCGCCATTGGCCCCTGGCTGGTCACCGCTGACGAAGTGGGCGCCCCCGCGCGCCTGCAGGTCATCTCGCGCCTGAATGGCGAGCTGATGCAGCAGGGCGACGTGTCCGACCTGATCTTTCCCATTCCCGAACTCATCGCCTACATCAGCGCGTTCACGCCGCTGTCGCCGGGCGACATCATCGCCACCGGCACCCCCGAAGGCGTGGGGTCCAGCCGCAAGCCGCCGCGCTTCATGGTGGCGGGCGACACGCTGGAAGTCGACATCCCCGGCATCGGCACGCTGGTCAATACGGTGGCGGACGAACCCGCCCGCCAACAAGGAGACGCGCATGGCTGA
- a CDS encoding BON domain-containing protein, which yields MNRDPRYSPRYDDDFERDPGGDAGRGDPHRQAHQRGRAGGNFYRDPSRDPYRDASHRDADSERRQARNMGDQEPWHDPAPSFGYQGQGNRPGPGTRETRGGLRSRSADPGQSSYGGFRNEDPSYQREQVYGSRNPSYSGPTSYGDEEGGYYGDRPRGGDELGMSFETAERGGYNRGPTAWRDRGSVRTDPKGYTRSDERVRENVCEYLAHSGLDVSDVSVSVADGRVTLEGTAPDRRTKHRIEDCTDACAGVQDVDNRIRVAGKGSSTPQAGNTAIGGGRE from the coding sequence ATGAACCGTGACCCCAGGTACTCGCCCCGCTACGACGACGACTTTGAACGTGACCCCGGCGGCGACGCCGGGCGGGGCGACCCGCATCGGCAGGCCCATCAACGCGGTCGCGCCGGCGGCAATTTCTATCGCGATCCCTCCCGCGACCCGTATCGGGATGCCTCCCATCGCGATGCCGATTCCGAACGGCGCCAAGCCCGCAACATGGGCGACCAGGAGCCGTGGCACGATCCCGCGCCGTCCTTCGGCTACCAAGGGCAAGGCAATCGCCCCGGCCCCGGCACGCGCGAAACCCGGGGCGGCTTGCGCAGCCGCAGCGCCGACCCCGGCCAAAGCAGCTATGGCGGTTTTCGCAACGAAGACCCGTCCTATCAGCGCGAACAAGTTTATGGTTCGCGCAACCCGTCCTATTCCGGCCCCACGTCCTACGGCGACGAAGAAGGCGGCTATTACGGCGACCGCCCACGAGGGGGCGACGAACTTGGCATGTCGTTTGAAACCGCGGAACGCGGCGGCTACAACCGCGGGCCCACCGCCTGGCGCGACCGGGGCTCGGTGCGGACGGACCCCAAGGGCTATACGCGGTCCGACGAACGCGTGCGTGAAAACGTCTGCGAATACCTGGCGCACAGCGGCCTGGACGTCAGCGACGTATCGGTCAGCGTGGCCGACGGCCGGGTAACGCTGGAAGGCACCGCGCCCGACCGCCGCACCAAGCATCGCATCGAAGACTGCACCGATGCCTGCGCGGGCGTACAGGACGTGGACAATCGCATCCGGGTTGCGGGCAAGGGATCCAGCACGCCACAGGCCGGCAACACCGCCATTGGCGGCGGTCGGGAATAG
- a CDS encoding GntR family transcriptional regulator: MAAQIDKVISELRDMVLSGALQPGERVVELQFSARLGVSRTPLRIALTELEKEGLLERLPSRGFRVRAFTVDEIGDAVDVRGVLEGMAARLLAERGATPEVLEQLSQAVEEGRTLLAPARRDPNTTVDARAWGQINRRFHEILCEAAGNRALLSALEHNNKTPLAGPAALTLPSTPSLLETPFVLRAQADHEDLLRAITRREAVRAENLMREHAYRSRENKRVLLESLRGKLSAQPLLADHSA, translated from the coding sequence ATGGCCGCACAGATCGATAAAGTGATTTCCGAACTTCGGGACATGGTGCTTTCGGGCGCTTTGCAACCGGGGGAACGGGTCGTGGAACTGCAGTTTTCGGCCCGCCTGGGCGTGTCGCGCACGCCGCTGCGCATTGCGCTGACCGAACTGGAAAAGGAAGGCCTGCTGGAACGCCTGCCGTCGCGCGGGTTCCGGGTGCGGGCGTTCACGGTGGATGAAATTGGCGATGCGGTGGATGTGCGCGGCGTGCTGGAAGGCATGGCGGCGCGGCTGCTGGCCGAGCGCGGCGCCACACCCGAGGTGTTGGAACAACTGTCGCAAGCCGTGGAAGAAGGACGCACGTTGTTGGCGCCCGCGCGGCGCGACCCGAACACCACGGTGGATGCGCGTGCCTGGGGCCAGATCAACCGCCGGTTTCATGAAATTCTGTGCGAAGCGGCGGGCAACCGCGCGCTGCTGTCCGCGCTGGAACACAACAACAAGACCCCGCTGGCGGGGCCCGCCGCGCTGACGCTGCCGTCTACCCCTTCTCTCCTGGAAACACCCTTTGTGCTGCGCGCGCAGGCCGATCACGAAGACCTGCTGCGCGCCATCACCCGGCGTGAAGCGGTGCGCGCGGAAAACCTGATGCGCGAACACGCTTACCGCAGCCGCGAAAACAAGCGGGTGTTGCTGGAATCGCTGCGCGGAAAGCTGTCGGCGCAACCGCTGTTGGCTGACCACAGCGCTTAG
- a CDS encoding symmetrical bis(5'-nucleosyl)-tetraphosphatase, whose protein sequence is MDQPPSPRAPSIWAIGDVHGCADFLDALLARPEIADEPECRLWFVGDLINRGPASAATLRRVRALGTRATVVLGNHDLRALAIAAGSMRPGRRDTLGDLFNSPDVDDLLDWLRRQPLMHIEAGHVLTHAGIHPQWDTATAKSLAQEAEHALRGEHWRDTMHALHGGSPRAWSAKLHDAQRLRFIVGAFTRMRLCTRDGAMALGARATPGHWPQGTLPWFDVPERRCTDTPILFGHWATLGLLVRRDVACLDTGCVTGGVLTALRLRDRKLLQVGLDALPASAANALAHA, encoded by the coding sequence ATGGATCAGCCACCATCACCGCGCGCCCCGTCAATCTGGGCGATTGGCGACGTGCATGGTTGCGCGGATTTCCTGGACGCGCTGCTGGCGCGTCCCGAGATCGCGGACGAACCTGAATGCCGTTTGTGGTTCGTCGGGGACCTGATCAACCGTGGCCCGGCGTCCGCCGCGACGCTGCGCCGCGTTAGGGCGTTGGGAACTCGCGCCACCGTGGTGCTGGGCAATCACGATCTGCGGGCGCTGGCAATCGCGGCGGGCAGCATGCGCCCCGGCAGGCGGGACACGCTTGGCGATCTGTTCAATTCGCCCGATGTGGACGATCTTCTGGACTGGCTGCGCAGGCAGCCGTTGATGCACATCGAGGCTGGCCATGTGCTGACGCATGCCGGCATCCACCCCCAATGGGATACCGCCACCGCCAAGTCCCTGGCGCAAGAGGCCGAGCACGCATTGCGCGGCGAACATTGGCGCGACACGATGCACGCCTTGCACGGCGGTTCGCCGCGCGCCTGGAGCGCCAAGCTGCATGACGCGCAGCGGCTGCGTTTCATCGTGGGCGCCTTTACCCGCATGCGGCTGTGCACACGCGATGGCGCCATGGCGCTGGGCGCCCGCGCCACGCCCGGCCACTGGCCGCAAGGCACCTTGCCCTGGTTCGACGTGCCCGAACGGCGCTGCACGGACACGCCCATCCTGTTCGGGCATTGGGCCACCCTGGGATTGTTGGTGCGCCGGGATGTGGCCTGTCTGGACACCGGCTGCGTCACGGGCGGCGTGCTGACGGCCTTGCGGTTGCGCGACCGCAAGCTGCTGCAAGTGGGGCTGGACGCGCTGCCTGCCAGCGCTGCCAACGCGTTGGCGCATGCCTGA
- a CDS encoding c-type cytochrome — protein sequence MRTAARPVFMLFGAATLSLLAACGDERPALAPNLTAAALPERADAVRGRQWISEYGCLACHAVPSVRGPASSVGPPLGNVGRQAYLTGLLPNTPQNLVRWLMDPPAINPRTAMPNVGLSQAEAEDIAAFLLSLPESPEPS from the coding sequence GTGCGTACCGCTGCCCGACCCGTTTTCATGCTGTTTGGCGCCGCCACGCTGTCATTGCTGGCCGCGTGTGGCGACGAGCGGCCGGCGCTTGCGCCGAACCTGACGGCCGCCGCCCTGCCCGAGCGGGCCGACGCTGTCCGAGGCAGGCAGTGGATTTCGGAATATGGCTGCCTGGCCTGCCACGCCGTGCCCTCGGTACGGGGGCCGGCTTCGTCGGTTGGGCCGCCCCTGGGCAATGTGGGGCGGCAAGCCTATCTGACTGGCCTGCTGCCCAACACCCCCCAAAACCTGGTCCGCTGGCTGATGGACCCGCCCGCCATCAATCCGCGCACCGCCATGCCCAACGTGGGCTTGAGCCAAGCCGAGGCCGAGGACATCGCCGCTTTTCTGTTGTCCCTGCCCGAGTCGCCGGAGCCATCATGA
- a CDS encoding ornithine cyclodeaminase family protein, producing MAEALRYLTERDVVSALNIQRAIDALQDMLVAQAREEARNLPKTLATWGDGSSMHALGSVQTGPGGYAGFKTWVHTKAGGGSLFSLFDGATGTLRAIIEARALGMLRTAAISGVATRTLAPADATRAALIGTGPQAVTQLAALAAVRPLRQVRVYSPTPEKRHAFVASVAGKYAFDIQASPSLEHALADAEIVTLITRAVEPFVDAAMLANCRHLNAVGAILPAKAEFAQDVFSLASRVVVDDLENARKGSRELRERYGADGAPWQGVSVLGQLLAAGESRPDDARLTIFKGMGMGLSDLAMARVVYEHARDHGLGVALPPQTRENLLLSQP from the coding sequence ATGGCTGAGGCGCTGCGGTATCTGACGGAACGGGACGTGGTCTCGGCACTGAACATCCAGCGCGCCATCGACGCGCTGCAAGACATGCTGGTGGCGCAGGCGCGCGAAGAAGCGCGCAACCTGCCCAAGACGCTGGCCACCTGGGGCGACGGCAGCTCAATGCATGCATTGGGTTCCGTGCAGACGGGGCCGGGCGGCTACGCGGGTTTCAAGACCTGGGTGCACACCAAGGCGGGCGGCGGGTCGCTGTTCAGCCTGTTTGATGGGGCAACGGGCACGCTGCGCGCCATTATCGAAGCGCGCGCGCTGGGCATGTTGCGCACGGCGGCGATCAGCGGCGTGGCCACGCGCACCCTGGCGCCGGCCGACGCCACCCGCGCGGCATTGATCGGCACGGGCCCGCAAGCCGTCACGCAACTGGCGGCGCTGGCGGCGGTGCGCCCCTTGCGCCAGGTGCGGGTCTACAGCCCCACGCCGGAAAAGCGCCATGCCTTCGTGGCCAGCGTGGCGGGCAAGTACGCCTTTGATATCCAGGCGTCTCCCAGCCTGGAACACGCGTTGGCCGACGCCGAGATCGTCACGCTGATCACGCGCGCCGTCGAACCCTTCGTGGACGCGGCCATGCTGGCCAACTGTCGGCACCTGAACGCCGTGGGCGCCATCCTGCCCGCCAAGGCGGAATTTGCGCAAGACGTGTTCAGCCTGGCCAGCCGCGTGGTGGTGGACGACCTGGAAAACGCCCGCAAGGGCTCGCGCGAATTGCGTGAACGCTATGGCGCCGATGGCGCGCCGTGGCAGGGCGTGTCGGTGCTGGGTCAACTGCTGGCGGCCGGCGAATCGCGCCCGGACGACGCCCGGCTGACGATCTTCAAGGGCATGGGCATGGGTCTGTCTGACCTGGCGATGGCGCGCGTGGTGTACGAGCACGCCCGCGACCACGGGCTGGGCGTGGCGCTGCCGCCGCAGACCCGCGAAAACCTGCTGCTGTCGCAGCCCTGA